CCCGAGTGGGGAATCCCAGTTGGCTCCAAGTTGAGCATGCTCCGtgattcttttcttttcttgaaaAAAGGCTCCGTGATTCTATAACACAGTAGCCACCACCAGAGGCGACGAGCTGTGGGCGCCGGAGGGCGACCGTGCACGCGCGTgcagccacgccgccgccgcgccccccgcaAGGAGACGCGCCAGCCTACCGTTCAGCTGCTGCAGTCGTGGCGCGAGGCTGGCTTTGCGGAAATGGTTGCGCGGCATGGTGAGATGAACCGAGATGCTTCCCGTTCGGCTTCACGCTCGATCCGAGCCCGGGCACTTGCCGCGCGCGCTACAGATCTGCTGCCAGCGTGCTGATACGGCGTCGTCTGGTTACCCCGCTTGACGCTTGGAGCGGTTGCCAAATGGCGAAGCAAAGTTCACGACGGATGCAGGAGCGGCCAGCAGCAGCGAGCCTGACAAAACGATCGCTTTGCTCCAGCCTGCAGTGTAGTATACGCCAACTCTCCAATGGTCCCAGCCTGTCAGGAAAGCGAGGCTCAGCTCCATACGGGATGATCTCTAATTCTCTATACCAGTTGGTGCAGAAAATAACCAAAATTCCCCTCCAATACGAAGGAATTTGGACTCATCCATGCTTATCTCAGCAACTGTACACATGAATTTGGTCCAAGAACCCTTAGCCTTAGGCCTTATTAGTCATAAAGAACAAAACTCCATCAAAAAATCATCATAAGCACACCATATGACACCAGCCATCAGCCCGTGAAACTAGAGGAATCTGGATGATCTGAGCTGTTTCATATTCATGTACCAAATGAACCGTCAACTTACATACTACTATCTTAACCACATTCGATGTCAAAACTGGCACCCAAAACATCTGGACAATTGAGTGCACGCGATGAACCGATGCTATCGATTATCAAACAATTTCATACTCGAGCATGCGAGAGTTTGAACCTTTTCTTCAGAAGCATAGACCACTTCCCATAATTCAGCCACCATCTCAGTTTCCAATGCTGTGTATATTACAACACAACAGATACAACTACAGAAAAAAAATTGCCCATTCTACAGAAGTACGGGCCACTGCCCCATGAGCAAAAACATCAGAAAAATGAACACAACAACCACCAGATTAACCGGATATGCTTCCTATTGTGTGTTTGCAGGTGTAAGAGATATACATTATAAGGCCAGTACAATTTGCATCAGTTCTCCTTCCCTTGAAGGTCACCCTTCCGTTTCGTGGTGCTTCGGGGCCGAGATGATTTGTTAGCTCTTGACAACCGCCTATCCTCCTGGTCTTGCTTGTCATCCAACAACTCGGATGGAAGCTCGGTGGTGGTTTCAGGCCATGGAGTGCGTTTTGCAGGAACAACAATGTCCAAAGGTGGCTCAATCACCCACCTGCAAAAGAACATATTTAGTTGCCGGATAAAGAAACGAATGCTCATTGTGCAAAAGAATTAAAGGACATAAGCAAACAGCAAACCATGCACACAAAATAATCCAGTTTCTTGGCCAAGAGAACCCAATATTTTCACTCTTTGTTGGTTTCAGTGAATTAACTGTTTTTCTTACAAGACTTTTTCCTTGTTCAAGGTACCAGGACGAAGCTACTTATTGCACATGGTTTTAAAAGACATCTCTTTTGGAGTCAAATGTTAATAATGATACTTTGAAACTTCTCCGTTGTGCCTTAGCCATGTAGTACCATGTCAATGGAAGTGACCAATCATTTCAACTGCATGTCCTCTTACGCTCTAGTAGGCATGACATAAGCAGCGATTGTCTAACACCTGCCAGATACACAGATGCTACTTGGTCAAACTGTTGGCGTAACCTAGCCTTATTTTCAAGCACTCGGAAACACAAAATTTACGAGTGCAGCAGTTTATAATCAACATCAACAAAGCCTTTTGAGCAAGCAAGTTGGGGGGTGGATACATCAACACATGATAGTATGTATGCAAAGAATAGAAAGTCAAAGTATTTTTAAGCTGTGTGTCAAAGTCAAATCGCTTTTACAAAGCAAAATAAAATGTGATGTCTTCAGAAAGTGGCACAAAGCAAATTCCATAGGCTACAGAGTTCCCAATCACGGTTTTTGACAGTATTATTGCATATCCTAGATCAGCATAGAACTCTATAACTAGATTGGATTTGTGACAGGACAACATAAACATTTTACTTAAGGTATTCAGAGAATATTGTAAAGCAGTGATCAGGGACACACTTATTTCAACGCAATCAGTCAATCACATTTGATATGATAAAACCCAAAAAAGATACAACATTAATGAAGGGCCTGTTTGGCAAGAATGTGTGGAGCTAGAGCTTGGTGTACACAGAGAGTGTCGGTGTGtctcattaatctaaatttAGACTAAACTAGATATTAATCCAATTTATTATAGCGCACAAACCCCAAATATGGCGTGGTCCACGTGGAGCTTAGAGctggagctctgccaaacaggACAAAGTTTCAGTTGCTGAGTAGCTATTAGACAGTTGGCCTATGTCCAATGGTCATTAAGTTTCATTTGAGATGTTGAATCCTGGGAACCTAGCTAGCAAGCCTGCTAAGGCATAACTAACTTAATAAAAATTAAAGAAGGGAGTTTCTAAGACTCAAGACTGCTTTTCACTAGATGTTTGGAGTATTGGACGCTAATAGAACACGGTAGCTTTTCCAATTAACATAGCTGGATGATAAAAACACTGATGAAAATATAATGAGAATATTTAGAAAAAAGAAACTCACCCCTGAGGAAACTTGCTATCAGCCCGCGCTTCAACACGGAGCCACCACAGTAGGACCTTCTTCCCACAGTTCCCCAGTGGCTCAACAGAGGACGGATCATTCAATAGAGTAAGTGGGTTCTCAATCTCCTCTCCATTCTCACCGACGGCATCAAGATCCTTCACCCAGTCAGGCTTGCCCTCTACCTCCTTCCACAGCATTCTCGAGTTCAACACAAAGCCAGCCCACTCCAAACCCCTAGGCAGAACAGGGGCTGCCTCGCCAACCACCGTTGCAGTCTTCCCAGAAAACGGCAACGAGTTGAACGTGTGCCATCCAGCCAGATGCCCAGAGGAGTTGCAAGCAGGGCCCTGGACTGGAAGAGGCATGTTCTGCTTGTCCTCCTCGCTGAAGCGTGGTTGGTCTGCCGCTCCAGTATGTGCTAGGATTCCAACGGACACGGCACCCATCCACTGGACCTTCTGCACCTCATCGAACAGCTCCATGCTATGAACATTGCTGTCATCCGCAAATACAACTACACCATCCATCTTCCTCTCCCGAATCACCCTACACAAGCAAACCAATACTTCAGTTGCCACTTTTCTCTCTACTTAATAACTAATAAGAGAGGGTAGCAAACCAAAACTGCTAGTACTACTAGCTATGAGGAAGTAGGGAACTGGACATACCGTAGGGCATGGAGGCGCATCCGGTTCTCAGTGGCATGGCGGTCTGCCCAGTCGTGGGGCATGCGGTCAGGGAAGGGGATGTGGACGAAGGTGAGGCCGGAGCGCGCAAGCAGGGACGCCGTGGCGTTGGTGGTGGTGCCCGCCTCGACGACGATCCAGGTAAGCGGGTACGGCACGTTGCGGAGGGAGTGGAGGAGGCCGGTGAGGTGCAGCGCCTGGAACGCGCGGGTGTAGGTCGGCGTGACAACGAGAACCTGCCTCGGCTCCTTGACGCCGTACCAGCGGCGCTGCTCCTCCTGCACGCGCTCCATGATCTGGTGCGCCCGCATCACCTCGATGGGGTCCGGGTGCGGCCACGGGCGGATCCGAATCCCGTGCCGCCCCACAACCACGTGGCTCTGGGGGTTCCCGGACGTCGCCCCCTTGTCAGCGGCTGCCTCCAGCGCGGTGCGGTTGGCGGGGTTGGAGGGCGGAGGGTTCGCGGCGGCGAAGGAGAGCGTGAAGGTGTTGGtggttgtggtggtggtggtggtcgtcgTTGTGGTCGTGGTGGTGGCGCGCAGGACCGcggcggaggacgaggaggtggtggagtgGTAGAGCGCGGTGGTGGAGAAGAGCAGGACGAAGAGGAGCCGCGAGAAGCGGAATCCGAGGAAGAGCGAGATGAGGCAGCAGAACGCGTGGAGCAGGAACCAGAAGGTGGACGAGGCGGGCGcccgcgccccggccccgccgccgtcgGCCGCGGCCCCGTCtccccccgcggcgccgccgccccccgacgGCCGCGCCGACGAGCGCCGCAGCTGGCTCTGCGGCAGCAGAGACTTCATCATCGCCGCCGGCACCCGGATCTGGGCTCCGCCCCTCCGAGCTCCGGTCGGCTCGAACCGAATCGACCGATCGCGCTCgtcggcgggcggaggcggataGTTTTTGAGGGGGGGAGGTAG
The genomic region above belongs to Panicum hallii strain FIL2 chromosome 4, PHallii_v3.1, whole genome shotgun sequence and contains:
- the LOC112889334 gene encoding probable glucuronosyltransferase Os06g0687900: MMKSLLPQSQLRRSSARPSGGGGAAGGDGAAADGGGAGARAPASSTFWFLLHAFCCLISLFLGFRFSRLLFVLLFSTTALYHSTTSSSSAAVLRATTTTTTTTTTTTTTTNTFTLSFAAANPPPSNPANRTALEAAADKGATSGNPQSHVVVGRHGIRIRPWPHPDPIEVMRAHQIMERVQEEQRRWYGVKEPRQVLVVTPTYTRAFQALHLTGLLHSLRNVPYPLTWIVVEAGTTTNATASLLARSGLTFVHIPFPDRMPHDWADRHATENRMRLHALRVIRERKMDGVVVFADDSNVHSMELFDEVQKVQWMGAVSVGILAHTGAADQPRFSEEDKQNMPLPVQGPACNSSGHLAGWHTFNSLPFSGKTATVVGEAAPVLPRGLEWAGFVLNSRMLWKEVEGKPDWVKDLDAVGENGEEIENPLTLLNDPSSVEPLGNCGKKVLLWWLRVEARADSKFPQGWVIEPPLDIVVPAKRTPWPETTTELPSELLDDKQDQEDRRLSRANKSSRPRSTTKRKGDLQGKEN